In Gopherus flavomarginatus isolate rGopFla2 chromosome 5, rGopFla2.mat.asm, whole genome shotgun sequence, one DNA window encodes the following:
- the LOC127052788 gene encoding perforin-1-like — MPRSGAFIPLLLLFFLPGVSPYCYTGKAEVCNENMASVPAHNLVGEGIDITTLEWTGAYLVDTSLWHGPNGTCSLCRNPLQGGQLQRVPLPVVDWRVHSWCNRDLSSSVAESAVDVARAIASDVKNDWKLELGLPDESPVLALGGSQSRLAGYAYQKELQDKYTFIRHEVSCVYYRLRLPQHPPLTLHFSQALSLLPPSYDSAAYRPFLAMYGTHYISQAALGGRMRQLTAAQTCRAVLDELTASDIKECLASQFSLNLGLGSLSSNHACREGSSHWHKWHSQAAYMEHRTEVTGGHGHANLLFSTKQDAGVFSAWMESLKTNPGLVSYSLTPIHTLVEPDDPRREALRQAVKEYVAQRGRRRSCPHSCPEGGKTYSWDPCKCYCFGNPLTDSICCSLKRGMARLKVRVLWAEDLWGDPMSATDAYVRFLFQGRRLQTGYIEEDNNPIWFKDLDFGPVTLPALPKMEMEVWDSDPWEDDRLGRCYTYLKVGRDVRLICHLAHGHLQFSYTLECGPNLGGINCHEYVPARG, encoded by the exons ATGCCCAGATctggtgccttcatccctctcctcctcctcttctttctcccGGGCGTCTCCCCCTACTGCTACACGGGCAAAGCTGAGGTGTGCAATGAGAACATGGCCTCTGTGCCTGCACACAACCTGGTGGGGGAGGGCATCGACATCACCACGCTGGAGTGGACAGGGGCCTACCTGGTGGACACCAGCTTATGGCACGGCCCAAATGGCACCTGCAGCCTGTGCCGGAACCCGCTGCAGGGGGGGCAGCTGCAGAGGGTGCCTCTGCCCGTGGTCGACTGGAGGGTCCACAGCTGGTGCAACCGGGACCtcagcagctcagtggcagagtcagccGTGGACGTGGCCCGGGCAATAGCATCGGATGTGAAAAATGACTGGAAGTTGGAGCTGGGGCTGCCGGATGAGTCCCCAGTCCTGGCCCTGGGGGGGTCCCAATCCCGGCTCGCTGGTTATGCCTACCAGAAGGAGCTGCAGGACAAATACACATTCATACGCCACGAGGTGTCTTGTGTGTATTACAG GTTGAGGCTCCCCCAACACCCCCCACTGAcgctccacttctcccaggccctgagcctcctcccacccaGCTATGACTCAGCTGCATACCGGCCCTTCCTGGCCATGTACGGCACCCACTACAttagccaggcagcactgggGGGGCGCATGCGGCAGCTGACGGCTGCCCAGACCTGCCGGGCAGTATTGGACGAGCTGACGGCTTCCGACATCAAGGAGTGCCTGGCCTCACAGTTCTCACTGAACCTGGGCTTGGGGTCACTTTCCTCAAACCACGCGTGCCGAGAGGGAAGCAGCCACTGGCACAAGTGGCATTCCCAGGCGGCCTACATGGAGCACCGCACCGAGGTGACGGGTGGCCACGGCCACGCCAACTTGCTCTTCTCCACCAAGCAAGACGCTGGGGTCTTCTCGGCTTGGATGGAGAGCCTCAAAACCAACCCCGGCCTTGTCTCCTACTCCCTGACACCCATCCACACCTTGGTGGAGCCAGACGACCCCAGGCGGGAGGCGCTGAGGCAGGCAGTGAAGGAGTATGTGGCTCAGCGGGGTCGGAGGAGGAGTTGCCCTCAtagctgcccagaggggggcaaAACctactcctgggacccctgcaaaTGCTACTGCTTCGGCAACCCCCTCACCGACTCCATATGCTGCTCACTCAAGCGGGGCATGGCCCGGCTGAAGGTCCGGGTGCTGTGGGCCGAAGACCTATGGGGGGACCCCATGTCTGCCACCGACGCCTATGTCAGGTTCTTGTTCCAAGGGCGACGGCTGCAGACGGGCTACATTGAGGAAGATAACAACCCCATCTGGTTCAAAGACCTGGACTTTGGGCCGGTGACACTGCCAGCACTGCCCAAAATGGAAATGGAGGTGTGGGACAGTGACCCATGGGAGGATGACCGCCTGGGCCGCTGCTACACCTACCTCAAGGTTGGCAGGGATGTCAGGCTTATCTGCCACCTCGCACATGGCCACTTGCAGTTTTCCTACACGCTGGAGTGCGGGCCTAACCTGGGGGGTATCAATTGCCATGAGTACGTGCCTGCGAGAGGCtga